In a genomic window of Trachemys scripta elegans isolate TJP31775 chromosome 12, CAS_Tse_1.0, whole genome shotgun sequence:
- the LOC117885467 gene encoding olfactory receptor 6C4-like, whose translation MYLKVNNVVVLQIFARITVEEFILLGLSSNCHLNIILCVVLLVVFLLSIMGNIIVVTLPLRDHRLQSPMYFFPRNFCLLEICFTSVVMPRFLHSLLTERKAVTLEPCLLQSFFFFFLGSSTFFHLALMSFDRYVAICNLLHYITVMSNRVCLYLVLGCWLVSFLLVLPTTVLFVRLPFCGLNIINHFYCDTAPLLQLSCTDTGIIELVALVTAVLTLFSTLTVTIISYGCIISTVMRIPSSMGRKKAFSTCSTHLTVVVILYSSSIFRYIRPSQRGGWDFDNVMSFLYTVVTQLFNPYIYALRNEHVKQALKDACDRENRLHD comes from the exons AATCACTGTGGAGGAGTTCATCCTCTTGGGCTTGTCCAGCAACTGTCATTTAAACATCATCCTGTGTGTGGTTCTATTAGTTGTCTTCCTGCTGTCCATAATGGGAAACATCATTGTTGTCACCCTCCCCCTCAGGGACCATCGCCTTCAGtcccccatgtatttcttccccAGGAACTTCTGCCTCTTGGAAATCTGCTTCACCTCCGTCGTCATGCCCAGGTTCCTCCACAGCCTCCTGACAGAGAGAAA ggctgttactctggaaCCTTGTTTACTTCagtcatttttcttcttcttcctgggCTCCTCTACGTTTTTCCACCTGGCTTTAATGTCCTTTGATCGTTACGTGGCTATCTGCAACCTGCTACATTACATCACTGTAATGAGCAACAGGGTCTGCCTCTACTTAGTGCTTGGCTGCTGGCTGGTGAGTTTCCTACTGGTGCTTCCTACCACCGTTCTCTTTGTCCGCTTGCCGTTCTGTGGCCTCAACATCATAAACCACTTCTACTGTGATACAGCCCCATTGCTCCAACTCTCCTGCACAGACACAGGGATCATTGAATTAGTGGCCCTGGTGACAGCTGTTCTTACGCTGTTCAGCACGTTGACGGTCACCATCATCTCCTATGGCTGTATCATCTCCACTGTCATGCGCATCCCATCCTCCATGGGCAggaaaaaggccttttccacctgctccacTCATCTCACGGTTGTGGTGATATTGTACAGTAGCTCCATTTTCAGGTACATCCGACCAAGTCAGCGCGGTGGGTGGGACTTTGACAACGTTATGTCCTTTCTTTACACGGTGGTCACCCAGCTGTTTAATCCCTACATCTATGCTCTCAGGAATGAACATGTCAAACAGGCCCTGAAGGATGCTTGTGACAGG GAGAACAGATTACATGATTGA
- the LOC117885466 gene encoding olfactory receptor 6J1-like — MENHTSTVEEFILLGFPIQQETEILLSVVLLYLYLLTLFSNMVILCIVYADGRLHTPMYFFLCNLSALDLFFTSVTVPKMLQHLLSGDKSISFSGCMAQSYFYFFLGTVEFFLLTSMSYDRYAAICSPLHYPILMNSRVCVQMMVACWVGGFLSILFPTIMISRLSYCRSNVIDHFFCDSGPLLELSCTDTHLIELIDFMLSSLVILCSLTLTIISYVFIISTILRIPTSTGRNKAFSTCATHLTLFLMSCSISIFMYVTPSQKSTLGTRKIPAVLSSIVNPLLSPFIYTLRNNMFKKVLRETFSHSKALVFHSVGGLFLTCRKRSVA; from the coding sequence ATGGAGAACCACACTTCAACTGTGGAAGAATTCATCCTCTTGGGGTTTCCCATCCAACAAGAGACAGAGATCCTGCTCTCTGTGGTGCTGCTATACTTGTATCTTTTGACGTTATTCAGCAACATGGTCATTCTCTGCATTGTCTACGCTGACGGCCGCCtacacacccccatgtacttcttcctctgTAACCTCTCGGCATTGGACCTATTTTTTACCTCAGTGACCGTGCCGAAGATGCTGCAGCACCTCCTCTCTGGAGATAAATCCATCTCCTTTTCTGGCTGCATGGCCCAGTCCTACTTCTACTTCTTCCTGGGCACGGTGGAGTTCTTCCTCTTGACCTCCATGTCCTACGACCGATATGCTGCCATATGCAGCCCGCTGCACTACCCCATCCTCATGAATAGCCGTGTCTGTGTCCAGATGATGGTGGCCTGTTGGGTGGGTGGGTTTCTCTCCATCCTCTTCCCAACCATCATGATTTCCAGGTTGTCCTACTGCCGTTCCAATGTCATTGACCATTTTTTTTGTGATTCTGGCCCCTTGCTGGAGCTCTCCTGCACTGACACGCATCTGATTGAGCTGATAGACTTCATGTTATCTTCTCTTGTCATCCTCTGCTCATTAACCCTAACGATTATCTCCTATGTCTtcatcatctccaccatcctgcGCATTCCAACCAGCACTGGCCGGAATAAGGCCTTCAGCACCTGTGCCACCCACCTGACCCTGTTTCTCATGTCCTGCAGTATCTCCATCTTCATGTATGTGACGCCGTCACAGAAGTCCACCTTGGGGACGCGCAAGATCCCTGCGGTGCTCAGCAGCATAGTTAACCCACTGCTAAGTCCTTTTATCTACACTTTACGGAACAACATGTTCAAGAAGGTCTTGAGGGAGACTTTTAGCCACAGCAAAGCACTTGTATTTCATAGCGTGGGCGGATTATTCCTGACTTGCAGAAAGAGAAGTGTAGCATAG
- the LOC117885465 gene encoding (Lyso)-N-acylphosphatidylethanolamine lipase-like gives MLSVGGCLCLWDGGISGEGGVRCLVGVSVRPSLTLSAAAPLVWRRVKHLILVDPWGFPVRPTDPSQIRPPPTWVKAMAAVLGRSNPLAVLRVAGPWGPGLVQRFRPDFKQKFAEFFEDDTISEYIYHCNAQAPSGETAFKAMTQALGWARRPMLERIHLLPRELPITLIYGAESWIDTSTGRRVRELRPGSYVRHLAIAGASHHVYADQPAAFNAAVQEICDSVD, from the exons tCGGGGGGTGTCTCTGTCTGTGGGATGGGGGAatctcgggggaggggggtgtgcgTTGCCTTGTGGGGGTGTCTGTGCGTCCATCTCTCACCCTTTCTGCTGCTGCCCCCCTGGTCTGGCGCAGGGTGAAGCACCTCATCCTGGTGGACCCCTGGGGCTTCCCCGTGCGCCCCACCGACCCCAGCCAGATCCGACCCCCCCCAACCTGGGTGAAGGCCATGGCGGCTGTCCTGGGGCGCTCCAACCCCCTGGCTGTGCTGAGGGTCGCCGGGCCCTGGG GCCCTGGCCTCGTCCAGCGCTTCCGTCCTGACTTCAAGCAGAAATTTGCCGAGTTCTTTGAGGACGACACCATCTCGGAGTACATCTACCACTGCAACGCCCAGGCACCCAG tggcGAGACGGCGTTCAAAGCGATGACGCAGGCGCTGGGCTGGGCGCGCCGGCCCATGCTGGAGCGGATCCACCTGCTCCCGCGGGAACTGCCCATCACCCTGATCTACGGCGCCGAGTCCTGGATCGACACCAGCACCGGGCGCCGCGTGCGGGAGCTGCGGCCTGGGAGCTACGTCCGGCACCTG gccaTCGCTGGCGCCTCACATCACGTCTATGCTGACCAGCCTGCCGCCTTCAACGCGGCCGTGCAGGAGATCTGCGACTCTGTGGACTGA